The following proteins are co-located in the Argopecten irradians isolate NY chromosome 9, Ai_NY, whole genome shotgun sequence genome:
- the LOC138332102 gene encoding solute carrier family 22 member 13-like, translating to MADTKTELGEIKTKTVALDKLLPRLGHPGKFQVITFLLLAFNYFSVCFNHLCMAFYGSTPKHQCEDIAIVNGNTTVLGVTHGKCTTSYILADGQNTTITCKADPNGMWSYTPYSDRETTIIMEWDLVCDDVYLGKLATTIYFLGVMTGGLVFGHIADFFGRKWTMLVCLYAPVAIGIGIYFVTSFAGFAALRFFQGMFIQGLQTSTVALVMEISVREYRGLAIAVFECYWGAGVLTMGGLAYFIQTWRYIQLAITLPPILLVFYICLVPESPRWLVMKGRFDEAEHVVKRIAKFNKLPYPADIMAAIRKEGVPFQDKTRKQYTALDLMKTSVTRNRTFLFFFLWFTTSIGYYGLTFQITSLAGDKYLNFFIGAMVEMVAYIGVIYIIKKFGRRKPLAFYFLLGGSCCILAGIIPLFGSGGDIAKVSTSFATIGRFGMGGVFSVIVLYTSELYPTVIRSIGMGCCFFLTRVGGLLAPQILLLGDYTHSSVPVIAFGVLAMIGGFCTLILPETLGRKLPDTIEEAENMRGKKLLPDPDDAENIKHEKEPKEKYKAVNEGFSEDTHM from the exons ATGGCGGATACGAAAACTGAATTAGGTGAAATAAAAACGAAGACGGTCGCCCTTGACAAGCTTTTGCCTAGACTGGGTCATCCAGGGAAGTTCCAAGTCATCACATTCCTACTTCTTGCATTTAACTATTTCTCTGTTTGTTTCAATCATTTGTGTATGGCCTTTTATGGTTCCACGCCCAAACACCAATGTGAAGACATCGCCATTGTAAATGGAAATACCACTGTCCTTGGAGTAACGCATGGGAAATGTACGACATCTTACATCCTGGCGGATGGTCAAAACACAACCATCACCTGTAAGGCTGATCCTAACGGGATGTGGAGCTATACTCCGTACTCAGACCGGGAAACTACCATCATCATGGAG TGGGACCTGGTCTGTGACGATGTCTACCTGGGGAAGCTGGCCACCACCATCTACTTCTTGGGAGTGATGACAGGTGGTCTAGTGTTCGGACACATCGCCGACTTCTTCGGACGGAAGTGGACTATGCTGGTATGCCTGTACGCTCCGGTTGCCATAGGAATAGGAATATACTTTGTCACATCATTCGCTGGCTTTGCTGCTTTGAGGTTTTTCCAGGGGATGTTCATTCAG GGTCTGCAGACATCTACGGTTGCCTTGGTGATGGAGATATCAGTCCGGGAGTACCGTGGCCTGGCCATAGCAGTGTTTGAGTGTTACTGGGGCGCTGGGGTATTGACCATGGGCGGATTGGCTTACTTCATCCAAACATGGCGATACATTCAACTGGCCATCACACTCCCTCCCATCCTACTGGTGTTCTATATATG CTTGGTGCCAGAGTCCCCTAGATGGCTTGTGATGAAAGGACGATTCGACGAGGCTGAACATGTAGTGAAGAGAATTGCAAAGTTCAACAAATTACCTTACCCGGCAGATATAATGGCTGCCATCAGGAAGGAAGGAGTACCTTTCCAGGATAAGACAAGAAAACAGTACACCGCCCTGGACCTCATGAAGACTTCAGTTACCAGAAATAGGACATTcctgtttttctttctttg GTTTACCACGTCAATTGGGTACTACGGCCTCACATTCCAAATAACAAGTTTGGCCGGCGATAAATACCTCAATTTCTTCATAGGTGCCATGGTGGAGATGGTCGCCTATATAGGCGTTATATACATCATCAAAAA ATTCGGACGACGGAAGCCGTTAGCCTTCTATTTCCTACTTGGTGGGAGCTGCTGTATTCTGGCTGGCATCATCCCGTTATTTGGATCAG GTGGTGATATTGCCAAAGTGTCCACCAGTTTCGCCACCATTGGTCGGTTTGGTATGGGCGGGGTCTTCAGTGTTATTGTACTTTACACGTCTGAGCTTTACCCGACTGTCATTAG GAGTATTGGAATGGGTTGCTGTTTTTTCCTGACCAGGGTAGGAGGCTTACTTGCCCCACAGATCTTACTCCTG GGAGACTACACACATTCGTCAGTTCCGGTGATAGCGTTCGGTGTGTTGGCTATGATTGGTGGATTCTGTACACTGATACTTCCGGAAACGCTCGGACGCAAACTTCCGGATACCATCGAAGAAGCAGAGAATATGCGTGGCAAAAAGTTATTGCCTGACCCCGACGATGCAGAAAATATCAAACATGAAAAAGAACCCAAGGAAAAGTACAAAGCTGTTAATGAAGGCTTTAGCGAGGATACACATATGTAA